CTAGTATCATAAAGCAAAAGACAAGGGTGCCAAGCTTACAGGATTAAGTAAGGCCTTGTATGGAGAATCATCCAGCAACAAAGTGTTCGATGCATTATAGTATCCCTTCCCCCATGGAAGATTGGCGTCATGTTTTTCCCATAATTTCCTGAGCTCCTTAAAGACCAATTCCTTGTACTTGTTTTCAAGAGTTTTGAACCCGGTACCGGTACAGTGGGATAGATCCTGCAAAATTGACAAATACATATAACAAGCCACCCATCTTTTCAGGGAAATTGAGGTAACAATCAAACCACCACGGGGTAATGAAATCATTGACTTGTGATTGTGATCATTGCTGAAAGGATGAACAAACATGATTGATTGCGGAAAAGTTGCTATTCTGTGTGGAACTGGTTTGTGGAaacaagggggggggggggggggggggggggggggaaactATTCGATAAGCAGAGAGACCTGACATGAATGCTAGTTTCCCTCCCCCATCCATTCAATAACATACAAGAAAAGCCAGTTCTATCCCTTTGTCTAAAGGGGCCCAAAGTTCGTAGATGGGCCCCCCTATGCTTGCGCAGGTACGGCAAATGAAGTTGTCTATCATGCATATGCATATAGCGAAGAACAATTTCACAATCTTTGGGCCGACTAAATTAGATCTGGGCCCTTGATCAAACTAACAGCATTTTAATTTAGGACTTTTATAACAGGTACTTTAGTTCACCAAAGTAGCTACAAATTATCTGAgcaaaaatgcaagaaaatgcTTAGACATTATCGGGTGGCTCAAAAGTGAAATCCAGTTGATAAATCTTCGACAAAAGGTAAAGATGAATTGCAGATGGATATCTTACTTCCAATAGGTATGCATGATTGTGTCAGCTTATAATAGGTGTTGGTGATATATCCATGAATTCAGATGTCAGTATGGTTGAATATATGGTGATGGTAAAATCATTATTTGGAACAGAAAACAACTTCGAAGTGCCTACCCAACAAAATAGCAGCTTGTTCTTCATATCTCCCAATAAATAATCTACCACTCTATCAATAATTTTCCTGCATAGTTTAAGCAACATTCTCAGCAAATGAAGATAATAAATCAAGCGGGTGGCAACAAGAAAATAGGCATATAACTAAACAATGATGTAAAGAATTAATTGTTTATTGTGATCTATTATACACATCACACTTGTTGGCGGAACAAAGATAACAAGCAGCACAAGTTGAAGAGTACTTAGTTCTTGAAGACCAAATGCCGATGTCAAATCTCTCAAAGCAGAACTTCAGAAAATCATTGCAAAAGGGCCTCTTGAAAACTGCAACACAAGCAAGTAAACAGGTTAGTTTTGCGAACTTCATTCACAGACATTGCCTTCAACCATATCAATGGAAAACAGCTTTGATCATTAATTCCCCAAAATAACATTAAGTATTCAGTTCGTGGGGGggcactgtttcagtggtattctgagagcaaccactttgtgcatattgccaaaggttaggtctgtctccaatcctcccccgcccatacccccaatgattgagaactacatgggttctgttgttgttatGTATTGTTGTATTCAGTTCACACCTGCTCGTCTCAAGATGTTTGTGTCCGCTTTGCACTCCTTTGGCGGGGGATGAACAATGTCTGCAAGAAGCCCATTTACATCAAGGATAAGAAGTTTTTTCCTCAAACAAGCAACTGGTCCTCTTTCTATTCTAACACGTTGAACTTCCAAGAAGTTATCCTCCGTGTTAAGAAGAGCTAAACTTGAATGTTTGGTTGCAACCAAATCACAGGCAGGGTATTTCCTCCCGCTCTCACTGTTAACAAGAGTAGCCTTTACTAGGATTCGTTCACAAACAGAAGATCTTTCCATTGCTTTCTTCTCATAATGTTTTCCTTCATTACAAAGGGgcttcactttccttttccttACCCTCTTTCCAAATGAATGTCTCTTCACCGCAAATTGAGCAGAAGGCTTGTCAATGGAAACATCATTAACAGCAGGACTATATTTACACAAGCCAAATAGCTTTTTCTCCGTGTGAACCAAATCCGACGAAGAAGCAACAACACATTCTACACTATCACCAATTCCCAAGGAAGATGTAAGTCCACCCTTACTAATTCTGGGTTCTTTTCCCAGAGAAATTCCCAAACGTTCAACTCTATTGCTAACTTGGTTTTCCCTACCACAATTTCCATGTTTTGACACACGATATAATTGATTGATCCTATTCAGCCAAAGTCTCTTATAACCACAACTCCTATAAATCCATTTTCtcgttctcttcttctttttttgctttgcAAGATCCTTGACATGATATTCAGTTGAATCAACATCTATCTTTAGATATTCTTCTACACGAGACTGTAGAAATGAGTCTACTTCTTGGGGAGCATCTTGGACATGGCTATtggccataaaaaaaaattccactgTTGTGGCTTGACATTCATTTCCTATTCATTGCC
This DNA window, taken from Rhododendron vialii isolate Sample 1 chromosome 8a, ASM3025357v1, encodes the following:
- the LOC131298087 gene encoding uncharacterized protein LOC131298087; its protein translation is MANSHVQDAPQEVDSFLQSRVEEYLKIDVDSTEYHVKDLAKQKKKKRTRKWIYRSCGYKRLWLNRINQLYRVSKHGNCGRENQVSNRVERLGISLGKEPRISKGGLTSSLGIGDSVECVVASSSDLVHTEKKLFGLCKYSPAVNDVSIDKPSAQFAVKRHSFGKRVRKRKVKPLCNEGKHYEKKAMERSSVCERILVKATLVNSESGRKYPACDLVATKHSSLALLNTEDNFLEVQRVRIERGPVACLRKKLLILDVNGLLADIVHPPPKECKADTNILRRAVFKRPFCNDFLKFCFERFDIGIWSSRTKKIIDRVVDYLLGDMKNKLLFCWDLSHCTGTGFKTLENKYKELVFKELRKLWEKHDANLPWGKGYYNASNTLLLDDSPYKALLNPKHTAIFPYSYDFKDSCDNSLGPEGDIQVYLRDLAAAGDAQKYVEDHPFGQRAIDETSMSWEYYHRVISGHSAR